gatcttagttccctgaccaaggatcgaacctgtgccccctgcattgggagggcagagttttaaccactggatccCCAGGAAAGTCCCTCCATGACAGAATCTTAAAGCACCAAGCCTGCTTCCTGCCGGGCACAACTTCCCAGGAGTTCCAGGGGAGGGAAGAAGCGACCCGCACCAACTGCTCCTGACACCTTTGCCTTGGAAATGACAAGTGGACAGAGGCCAGAGTCTACAGCAGGAGTGGGGGATGACTCAACTCAAGAATgtgtctctgggcttccctggtggcgcagtggttgagaatccgcctgccgatgcaggagacacgggttcgtgccctggtccgggaagatcccacatgccgcggagcaactaagcccgtgagccatggccgctgagcctgtgcgtccggagcctgtgctccgcaacgggagaggccacaacagtgagaggcccgcataccgcaaaaaaacaaacaaacaaaaaaaaaaaacaagaatgtgTCTCTAGGTACGGCTTAGAAGGGTGTCAGGCTATGCCACACTCTGATAACTTCAGTGGAACTTCTATAGTTAAACATCTTACTTTCTCTGTCCCCAGGGGAAGGAGTTTGCCCTCCAACACCCTGCCACAGGACTGGCCATCCCATAGGCTCAGGTTTCCAACCCCTGAGCCAGACTGGTGTCCTCACAGCTCCAGGAAGGGCTGAAGAGGTCACCATATTACCCACCACTTCTCAGGGGCAGGTTCCGAGGGCCAGGCAGGTCTCTGCCATTGTATCTCCTCTAACCTCCTAAGGACCCAGCAAGGCGGGTATCGCTGACCCCACTTCACGATGCGGAAAAAGAGGCTCAGGGAAGCTAAGTGACTTGCCAGGGGTCACAGAGCGGGTAAGTGGCCACCACCAGTATCTCAGCCCGGAGTCTGACTGCGAAGCCGGTGCTCGTAACAGCTTGGCCCCGGCAAGTGGGAAGCCGGAGTCCCGCTCACTGGGCGCGGGGCAGCCGGGACCCTCGCACGCCGCCCTTTCCCTCCCGCGATGCGCGCGACGAGCCGAGGGTCCGGCCCCGGTCCTGCTTCCGGGCACCGTCCCGAAGGACGCCCCCGCCCTTGGACTTCGGACTCCCGCCTCGCACCCCGCCACTCTCGCCCTCTGCCCTCCGCCCCGGGCCCTCACCatcgccgccgccgctgctgcctCGCCGCTCCGGCTCCTCTGCCCGAGCGGCCGCAGTGCCAGGGATCTAGGAGGAAGCGGAGAGCGGGGCGGGGCCTgcctggagggggcggggggcgcgctTTCTGGGAGCGGCGACCGAAACCAAGTCAAATCAGTCAAACCGGAAGCGGCCGGCGATGGCTCCCGGGGACCCCGGTTCGGCACCTCTCCCCGGGCCGCCGGCTCCCGGCTCGGGATGACTCCGCAGCCTGGTGAAGTGGGGCCTCCGCCCAATCAACCTGGTGCCTCGTCTACAGCTCTGGACCCCAGTCTATGAAATGGTCCCAGTGGAGTGGGCTCTGGAACGCGCTCAGGGAATCCTCTCTGGAACTGCATCCCAGCTCAGGTAGACCGGGTTGACCTGGGGaggaatcatttattcattcaacaagcacctGTAGGAGCGCCATTGTCCTGCACTGTGCTAGGCGCAGGAAACGCAGTGAACAGCTGGACAGGGTCTTTGCCACCTTGGTTGAGTGCAACTCACCCATAACCAAAAACCGACCACGCCAAAGTTTTGAAACTAAATAAAGTTTATTCACAATAAATATCATGAATGCACCACCTGCCACTGGAGGGTACATTTTAAAACGGTCAGTTGTATGTTTTgcgaatttcacctcaattaaaagagaaaacagacccCCATGGAGAAGGTGCTAGCtctagctttttctttctttccccttcaccACGTGGGCAAGTGCAGCCCTGTCCTGATATGACCCCCTTCCTCAGCTGGAGGATGAGGGAGGCTGGTGTGTCTAACCTGTCCAGAGCCTTCCTGAGCTGAATCTATCCATCCTCAGCCTGCCCTTTCACTGCTGCAGAGAAGCCACCAGCCACCTGTTCTCTATCCCACTCCATACCATCCCAACATCTCAAAGGTGGCCCCTCTTGAGAAGGGGGTTGGGGGCTTCCCTCTCCCAGGTTGAGCCCCATGTGAGCacagaccccacccccagcctggacAGACTAGGTCCCAATCACCCCAGTTGCTTGGACCTCGAGTCCAGGAGTGGACTGAGAAGAGAAAGGATGGACAGGGTCCTGACAAAGTCTGCCCCCAGGGTCTCTTCTGTGCTTTCCTCCCTTCCTAGTTTTCGGggcattattctatttttttggtggggggggggtgggctgcactgcgcggcatgtgggatcctaattccccaaccagggatcaaacccatgccccctgcattggaagtgtggagtcttaaccactggaccaccagggaagtccccggagcATGATTCTAGAACCTGACTTGCCAGTACTAGTCCCCAGTCCTGTTTCCCAACCCTGCCCCTTCCAGACTCCCTCCCCAAATCAGGTTCTTTTCAATTCTGGAAAGCCTATGGGGGAAATAGGGACAGAGATGACGTGAACCCTTCCCCCAAACCAAGGCTCACTGGGCACTGGAAAGAGTGACAATGATGGTGGAACCtggtggagaggagggaggccCAAAGACAGAGAGGTCCATTGTCCACGGAGGGGAAGGAAGGCCATAGGCCCTGTCCTGTGACACTGACTGTGCCCAGCCACGAGACACGGGTGAGAGATGCTCACTCCCTCAGGACAGCTGAGACCCAGAGGCCCTGCTAAGTTCCAGAAGGACAGGGGCAGACAAAAGACAAATAGAACTCGCAGaaccacaagagaaggaaaagcagttCAGTTCCTCTAACCCCCTCACTCTAAGACTACAACAGGGCCACCAAAGAGAAATGGCAatggtgggaggggtgggaggccCTTAACCACATTCCTAAATGCTCTGCCCAGGTAGGCTTCATGTCTCAGCTAACACTTCCAGCCCAAAACTAATAACAGAAATGGCAAGACCCAGAGGGGACATTTAAGAGTCTCACATACTACCCTAAAATGCTGGGAAGGTTTTGAATTTTCCACATGCCAAGACCTCCAGAAAATCCCTGTTCTTGAGACCAGTGACGATGATGGTACAAGGGGACATAAAGAAAGACAGAGAGTTTCCACCTTTCTTCTCCAAACATATGCTCTCCACCCCTCCAACAGCCTGGGCCTCCAATGGGAGGATCTCTGCCAGAGGGCGTCCTtggggagaaaagaaatggaagggcCAAAGGCAAAATGGAAAGGGAGAAAGTACCTCACATGCGTAGGGATACTGAAAGGTCTTTATTGTCCACTGGCCACCCTCAGTTCCATCAGTTTCCCAGCCACGTGCTGGCCCTTCTGGGTCTCTCCAACCAACTGTGAGGACCCCTGAAACACAGCCACAGTCCAGCTCTCTCCTTCTGGGGACCAAGGTGCTCCCTGGGGCAGACAGTGTGGTAGAGGGGCCTCAGAGTGAGGGGCGGGAGGATGGAGCACCATTCCCTGTGGGGAAGGACAGGAGAGAGGGTCCCTCTTGGCACCCACTATGGAAGGTTGCCCCCAAAGAagagggcagggtgggaggggttCCCTAAGTTACTTAAGGGATGGCACCCGTGGCAAAGAGCACGATGAAGAGGACGATGATAAAAACAATCACGCAGATGAGGACGATCATCTTCACATTCTTCCACCAGAACTTCCGAGCCACCTTCTGCGATGTGGTCTTGAAGTGCTCGGACTGTTGAGGATAAGGCAGAGTCACCCAGTGCCTCCCGCCACTGGAGTGAGCATACCGAGACCCACATGCCATACATCTAAACATTTAAGTGCTAAGTTGAAGTAACAGACTGCTAAAGAAAATAGTTAGTTCTGTCCTCCTACCTTGACAAATGTACCTTCACAACCATCTTGTGCACCAATTCAAATTTCGAATTCTTGGGCTCCCTCTGGtcccctgcctgccccctcccGTCTTACCCCTGCACTGCCACGCACACTGAGGGGCCTTTGACGCACGCTCACACCCAGGGTTGTGACACTGGCAGCACAACCCACCCTTGGGAGGGCAGACACTGGGGCTGAGGGCTGCAGGCTCCAGGTGGACACATCTCCCTGGTTCCATAACTTCTGGCCACATGAGGACTGCTGAAGCTGGAGGAGGGGCCAGGGCAGTACAGGGGTTGGAACTGAGGGAAAATGCTCTTCCTCTCCCAACTTGAATTGCAGAAATTGTTTCCCTGGGCCGTGCTTCCCAGACTGGGCTGTGGAAAGAAACACTAAGTCCCAGGGAGTCAAATGAGCTATGCTCAAGATTACACACAGGACTCGGAAAGCCATGGCCAGTCTCTCCCCGTGGACATGGAATCTTAGTCTCCAGCCCTCTGTTGAACTTTAGAGTTACTCCCTCCCTGAGCAGCTGGCTTCAGCCTCTggctggagggagagaagaatgaGATCTAGCAAGATGTGTGGGAGATATTATTCTAGCCTTCAGCCAGCAGAGGATCCTGGGATCAAAGACTTTTACTCCTCTTCCCAGCTTCTTTTTAAAGCTGGCTCAGCAAGACTCTAACAGTTTTCCACCCCCTGCCTAATAACTCAAGGGGAAGGCCAAAGGCCCTAAGAGGATTTTCTGGAGCCAATATTTTTGTCCTGGGGAGGCCAGGTCCAAATGATTGTCAAGGGCAGCCTTCAAAGGGAAAGTCGATTTCATAGGAGAGAAGCCTAAGACAGCACAGGTGGACTGAGCCACCTATCTGTCTCACAAAATGTCTCCATGGGTCCACCCACGCATCCCCAGCCCCAGTCCTTGAACCCATTCCCTGGACCCCAGTACCAATCAGTGGAGTAGAGCAGAATCAGAAGTGAGGATTCAGCTCGCATCAATTCCCAACGCAGGTAAAAAGGCAGACTTCCCTCCTGATCATTCTGCCACCAAGACCACCAAGCCTCAAGCCCCCAATAAtcctccttccccctcttcccctgGCCCCTACTGGGCTCCCCatcatctcactgtggcttccaGATCCTCTGTCTTGTTACGGAGATGGTCCAAGTTTTCTCCCCGGGCCAGGATCCGCTCCACATTCTGGGTCATAATATTCTTGACTCCCTCCACTTCGCTCTGCAGGTTTCGCACACGGTCATTTCCTCCACCACCAGTGGCTTCCTCCTGGGCAGCCACACAGGGGTTAATTAGGCCGAGGGACTGAGACTCAGCATCAGAGGCCAGAGGAGGGGGAGGCCTAAGGTGGACTTTAACTTTTTGTAAGGCTTGAACTGTTTGCAAAGAGAATGTTTTCCTGTAGTACTTGTGTAATCAAAAGCaaatgtattgggcttccctggtggcgcagtggttgagagtccgcctgccgatgcaggggacacgggtttgtgtcccggtccgggaagatcccacatgccgcggagcggctgggcccgtgagccagggccgcggagcttgcgcgtccggagcctgtgctccgcaacgggagagtccacaacggtgagaggccagcataccgaaaaaaaaaaaatgcatttttaagccCCAGATGGTGAGAGTCATGCTAGGAGACAGACCGGATCCAACTTCTTTGTGGGTCCTCAGGGCACGTGAGAGGACAAGAAGCACAACCCCAAAGGCCTCTCCACTGCTTCCTTGTTCCTCAGAGAGGGTCACAGGAGACCGCTGAGCCAGCACCTCACAAGGCACAGCCCCACCATTACCTGTGAATTCCCAGATCCCACCTGATCTCATTAAAAATGCTGTGCCCCGCCCCCCGCAGaccaccctcccccgccccccgcaggcACCACCTGTGCCCCGCCCCCCGCAGCCTAACCCGCCCTCTCTTCAAGACAGCAGCTGGAGAGCTGCTCGGGCCTCCTGGGCGGTCTGAGCCACGGCAACCAGGCTCCAAGTCCCTCACAAGGCCCCACGAGAGACAGCCGTTGGGCCACAAACTTCTGCTTTCCCCACCACTAAGCACCTCGTGCAGGCACCACGCCATTGCCTGCATAAGCAAGtatgaaatatacaaacagcagcCTGGGTGTTGGGGGAAATGGAGGGCAAGTCCTCCCTGGCTGATGCCTCATCCTCAGGCTTTCTGATAAGGTTTTTGAACAGGGAGGGAAAAACACTGCTAAGCTCCTCCCTCCCTGACCCACTAGACTTCCAGACACAAGCCAGGGGCGTGGGTCCAAACTAGATTATCACAGAGAACCaacttctgactttttttttttttttttttttaacaaaccctCAGCTCTCTTCCTCAAGTTTATGGAGAGGGGGCAGATTCCTTGGACTCGACGGAGAGACAAATTCTTTGGGTTTCTGTACAGGGATAAAGTGAGAGGCAGAGCGGGATTCCTGCCGCTGGGCTGGAATCTGCGCTGGGAACAGCAGAGCCACTGCCCAGGAATGTCACAACAGCCGAAGGCCggagggctggaggaggagatGAATTAGGATCTCCCACTCCCACCGAAGCTCCACTCCAGGCCGGCTCGGGGATCAGGGGAGGAAGCGAGCAGAGGAGAAGCAGGAACACCCGCCCAGGCAGCTCAGACCTATTTGCAGCCCAGCTGTCAAAGAAGAGAGGTCACAGTCAGCGCTGGCCCAGCCCTCAGATTTAGCCACCGGCTTTCCTTTGCTgatccccagcccccagccccctctggCTGCTCGTGAAATCAGCCCCTTCTTAGTTTCCAGCTCTCTCACCATGTTTCCGAGCGGCTCGGGCCTGTCGGCAGCAGGACTCTCGCCTAGTCTGTTTCCTTTCGGGCAGCCGTCGGTTCACTTCCTGCTTGCCCAACTTTCAGCCCGCCCCCGCCCACCTCGCATCCCGAGCCTCCCCGGCCACACCTCGCGCAGGTTCCCCAGGTAGGCGGGCACTCTCCACTGCCCTCCTAAGTCTCCTGGGAAACCGGGGCTTAGGCTTAAAGCGACAGGGCTCCCCGGCACCACATTTCTTCTAACTtgtcaggaacaagaaaagaaagatcaaGCAGTCCTCCTAGGTTTCCTGATATACAAAGGGCAGCCgtctcctttttaaatttttattattattattttttggctgcactacgCGGCATgccggggatcttagttccctgaccagggatggaacccgtggcccctgcagtggaagcgcagaggcttaaccactggaccgccagggaagtcccccatctccttttttttttttttttttttttttgcggtacgcgggactctcactgttgtggcctctcccgttgcggagcacaggctccggatgcgcaggctcagcggccatggctcacgggcccagccgctctccggcgtgtgggatcctcccggaccggggcacgaacccgtgtcccctgcatcggcaggcggactctcaaccactgcgccaccagggaagccccccatctccATTTTTTATGTTCTGAGTATCTCACCCCCAATTCTTAGAGACTGAAATCAACCCTAAGCACACTGCCAGACCTTGTTCACATGGAAACAGAACGCAGATATGAACATTTCTCGCTGGACAACCCTTGTTCCCATGTCCGTTTCAGTGCAGAAAGCATTGAAACCCCCAAAGTCTGGAATGCTGTAATCCTGGGCTCTGGTGTCATCGGAAAGCTGCACACCCTGAGTGAACCTTTTACCTGCCTGGGTTTTGCAAGTGCTGATGCTTACCTCATAGGGTGGTGGTGAGGAGTAAAAGGATAGCACATGCcatgtgcctagcacagtgcctggaacggAGGGCTGCCCACTGCTCAAATCAGGGAATGATGGCTCACCAACCCTCCTTTCTTCCAGAGTTCAACAATCCTGCACGTCCCTTCTGAGGCCACCATGTCAGTTGGTGAGCCCCATCAGAAACGGTCATGCGATTGCCCTATGGACAAGAGAGAGGGCCCAGGGCAAAGGATTTTTCCACCAACCTGGCTCCAGGCCAGAGAAAATCCACTCTTCCTGGACAGTGTTTATGGAGATAAAAGAACAATAACAGGGACGTGCAGAAAGGAACAAACATTCCTATCCCATCCCAGAAGAAGTaacagttccaagagggaaatgTCAGCTTCTCTGACAAATGCTTTTTTAAAGAGTCTAATAAATTTTGGACCTCTGTAGCATTTGGAGACCCTTTATTCTCATTTATAATGAAATCTTACTCCCAATTAGAtaagattattatatttttcagaccTGAATTTTGGGGGACAGGATCAGCCTGCTTTCACAGAGAATGTGGCTGCCCCACTCCTCACCATCCTTAGAAAGGCGACAATGAAGCCAGGCGGAGGTGGCTCAGAATCCTTGATCTATACTTTCATTGTTCAGTACAGTAGCCACTGACCACAAATGGCTGTTGAACATTTGATATGTGGCTAGTCTAAACTGAGATGAGATGTAAAACACACAACAGATTTCGAAGACTTATTATGAGAGAAAGACTATAAATATCTCTTTGgtaattttatatattgatgACATGTTGGAATAATGTTTTggatctttcttttccctttttaaaaaaatctgtaacgtgctttattttatttattcatttatttggctacacggcacgcgggatcttagttcccccaccagggatcgaatccgtgccccctgcagtggaagcaagcACGGagccctaatcactggactgccagggaattcccaagtgccttatttttttttttttttatttttttgcggtatgcgggcctctcactgttgtggcctctcccgttgcggagcacaggctccggacgcgcaggctcagcggccatggctcacgggcccagccgctccgcggcacgtgggatcttcccagaccagggcacgaacccgtgtcccctgcatcggcaggcggactctcaaccactgcgccaccagggaagccctttatttatttttttttttatttcttttttttttcttttttttttttt
This DNA window, taken from Kogia breviceps isolate mKogBre1 chromosome 11, mKogBre1 haplotype 1, whole genome shotgun sequence, encodes the following:
- the VAMP8 gene encoding vesicle-associated membrane protein 8, whose product is MEEATGGGGNDRVRNLQSEVEGVKNIMTQNVERILARGENLDHLRNKTEDLEATSEHFKTTSQKVARKFWWKNVKMIVLICVIVFIIVLFIVLFATGAIP